In Paractinoplanes brasiliensis, the following proteins share a genomic window:
- a CDS encoding acVLRF1 family peptidyl-tRNA hydrolase → MGERAAAGGGKWVDVAPERLPRWLENFERRHGAYRETGLTLTAEDGATATWHTPPGAGKAETIAELMEIARRPRRMGLLLARKGAVAAGIAVGAELVDSKVDRNYVQGRTAAGGWSQQRFARRRDNQAKAAAADGAGIVGRILLPSVRDLTVLVTGGDRAAVEAILSAPSLAPLAAIRADRFLDVPEPRHAVLVSAVAGARAVSVLVKEPA, encoded by the coding sequence ATGGGTGAACGGGCGGCCGCGGGCGGCGGGAAATGGGTGGATGTCGCGCCGGAGCGGCTGCCGCGATGGCTGGAGAACTTCGAGCGCCGTCACGGGGCGTACCGGGAAACGGGTTTGACCTTGACCGCCGAGGACGGGGCGACGGCGACCTGGCACACGCCGCCCGGCGCGGGGAAGGCGGAAACAATCGCCGAGCTCATGGAAATCGCGCGGCGACCCCGCCGGATGGGGCTTCTGCTCGCGCGCAAGGGGGCAGTGGCGGCGGGCATCGCCGTGGGCGCCGAGCTCGTGGATTCCAAGGTGGACCGGAATTACGTGCAGGGGCGCACGGCGGCGGGCGGGTGGTCGCAGCAACGTTTCGCGCGCCGCCGCGACAATCAGGCGAAGGCGGCCGCTGCCGATGGCGCCGGCATTGTGGGGCGCATTCTTCTTCCCTCCGTACGGGATCTGACCGTGCTCGTCACCGGCGGCGATCGCGCCGCGGTGGAGGCGATTCTGTCCGCCCCGTCCCTGGCTCCGCTCGCTGCCATTCGAGCCGACCGGTTCCTGGATGTGCCCGAGCCCCGGCACGCGGTTCTGGTGTCCGCGGTCGCCGGGGCCCGTGCCGTATCCGTGCTGGTGAAAGAACCCGCCTAG
- the ypfJ gene encoding KPN_02809 family neutral zinc metallopeptidase: protein MELNENADIDTSQVEDRRGSGGGGGGLGGLPIPIGGGGLVGIIITIVIAVAGGYFGFNQLGGGSETGDNTNITQECSQQGALDKLECRNVLYINSIQAYWRTATPENFNIEYQPAKTVIFSQRVNTACGAADSGVGPFYCPADNNVYIDLTFYQVLSKQLGAPGEFAQPYVLAHEYGHHIQDITGTEAKMRRAQQGASASEKNALSVKLELQADCYAGAWAKAATATTDQDGDKIFKSLTQQDIQEGIQTAGQIGDDVLQKRGGNPVNPEEFTHGTAAQRQQAFSKGYESGSPKSCATSF from the coding sequence ATGGAACTCAACGAGAACGCCGACATCGATACCAGTCAGGTCGAGGACCGGCGGGGCTCCGGCGGCGGTGGCGGCGGCCTGGGCGGGCTGCCCATCCCGATCGGCGGCGGCGGCCTCGTCGGCATCATCATCACGATCGTGATCGCGGTAGCCGGCGGCTACTTCGGCTTCAACCAGCTCGGCGGCGGCAGCGAGACCGGCGACAACACGAACATCACCCAGGAGTGCTCGCAGCAGGGCGCCCTCGACAAGCTCGAGTGCCGCAACGTGCTCTACATCAACTCGATCCAGGCGTACTGGCGGACCGCCACGCCCGAGAACTTCAACATCGAGTACCAGCCGGCCAAGACGGTCATCTTCTCGCAGCGGGTGAACACGGCCTGCGGCGCGGCCGACTCGGGCGTCGGGCCGTTCTACTGCCCCGCCGACAACAACGTGTACATCGACCTGACCTTCTATCAGGTGCTGTCCAAGCAGCTGGGCGCGCCGGGCGAGTTCGCCCAGCCGTACGTGCTGGCCCACGAGTACGGCCACCACATCCAGGACATCACCGGCACCGAGGCCAAGATGCGCCGGGCCCAGCAGGGCGCCTCCGCGTCGGAGAAGAACGCGCTGTCGGTCAAGCTCGAACTGCAGGCCGACTGTTACGCCGGCGCGTGGGCCAAGGCGGCCACCGCGACCACCGACCAGGACGGCGACAAGATCTTCAAGAGCCTCACCCAGCAGGACATCCAGGAGGGCATCCAGACGGCCGGGCAGATCGGCGACGACGTCCTGCAGAAGCGCGGCGGCAACCCGGTCAACCCGGAGGAGTTCACGCACGGCACGGCGGCGCAGCGGCAGCAGGCCTTCAGCAAGGGCTACGAATCGGGCTCGCCCAAGAGCTGCGCGACGTCGTTCTAG
- a CDS encoding DNA alkylation repair protein, translating into MRGMNDLLARLDEHFRPAADPERATGMAAYMKNRFEFLGLPAPVVQKLAKAAQAGLPRPSEDELRTIALELWARPEREYQYVACSYLIRHVDVPGPGFIATVRELVTTKSWWDTVDPLATRFTGGLVKRHRPLAEVMDEWSGDENKWLIRVAILHQLHYGAGTDEERLFAYCAAQAGHRDFFVRKAIGWALRQYARTAPHEVRNFVESHRSLLSGLSIREATKHL; encoded by the coding sequence ATGCGCGGCATGAACGACCTGCTGGCGCGCCTCGACGAACACTTCCGGCCGGCCGCCGACCCGGAACGCGCGACGGGCATGGCGGCGTACATGAAAAACCGGTTCGAGTTCCTGGGGCTGCCCGCTCCCGTCGTGCAAAAGCTGGCCAAGGCGGCACAGGCCGGGCTGCCGCGTCCCTCCGAAGACGAGTTGCGCACCATCGCGCTCGAGTTGTGGGCCCGCCCCGAGCGCGAATACCAATACGTGGCGTGTTCCTACCTGATCCGCCACGTCGACGTGCCCGGCCCCGGGTTCATCGCGACGGTGCGCGAACTGGTGACCACCAAATCGTGGTGGGACACGGTCGACCCGCTCGCCACCCGGTTCACCGGCGGCCTGGTGAAACGGCATCGCCCGCTGGCCGAGGTGATGGACGAGTGGTCGGGCGACGAGAACAAGTGGCTGATCCGCGTGGCGATCCTGCATCAGCTGCACTACGGCGCCGGCACCGACGAGGAACGGCTGTTCGCCTATTGCGCGGCCCAGGCCGGTCACCGCGACTTCTTCGTTCGCAAGGCCATCGGCTGGGCGCTCCGGCAATACGCCCGTACGGCGCCCCACGAGGTCCGGAATTTCGTCGAGTCGCACCGTTCGCTGCTGTCCGGTTTGTCGATCCGGGAAGCAACCAAACACCTCTGA
- a CDS encoding enoyl-CoA hydratase/isomerase family protein, which translates to MTAGDAAPGLPADESGVRYDLDGPVATVTLSRPEVLNAQTPAMWAELSNISRKLTGDVRVVIVRGDGRSFSAGLDLSVARGQGDSSLAKLSQLSPEECADRIAGFQSAFTWLRNPSIVTIAAVQGHAIGAGFQLALNCDMRVLADDAKFSMAEVTLGLVPDLGGTKRLTELVGASRALEICLTGRRIPADEALSLGLATAVVPGADLTAAVSDLAAAVLAADRGAVAEIKALLAGAGQRSYEEQDRAEREAQTRRLRDLTE; encoded by the coding sequence GTGACGGCCGGCGACGCCGCACCCGGCCTCCCCGCCGACGAGTCGGGCGTTCGCTACGACCTGGACGGGCCGGTGGCAACGGTGACGTTGTCCCGGCCCGAGGTGCTCAATGCGCAGACCCCGGCCATGTGGGCCGAGCTCTCGAACATTTCCCGGAAATTAACGGGGGACGTTCGAGTCGTCATTGTCCGGGGCGACGGACGCTCCTTTTCCGCCGGCCTGGATCTGTCGGTCGCACGCGGCCAAGGCGATTCTTCACTTGCGAAGCTTTCGCAGTTGTCGCCCGAGGAGTGCGCGGATCGCATTGCCGGCTTCCAGTCGGCGTTCACCTGGCTGCGCAACCCCTCCATCGTGACGATCGCGGCGGTACAGGGACACGCGATCGGCGCCGGATTCCAACTCGCGCTCAACTGCGACATGCGCGTTCTCGCCGATGATGCGAAGTTCTCGATGGCCGAGGTGACTCTCGGGCTGGTTCCCGATCTGGGCGGCACGAAACGGCTCACCGAGCTCGTCGGGGCGTCGCGGGCCCTGGAGATCTGTTTGACCGGCCGGCGCATCCCGGCCGACGAGGCCCTGTCGCTGGGACTGGCCACGGCCGTGGTGCCGGGGGCCGATCTCACCGCCGCCGTGTCCGACCTGGCCGCCGCCGTGCTGGCGGCCGACCGGGGCGCGGTCGCCGAGATCAAGGCGCTGCTGGCCGGGGCCGGTCAACGGTCGTACGAGGAGCAGGACCGCGCCGAACGTGAGGCGCAGACCCGCAGGCTGCGAGATCTGACGGAATAG
- a CDS encoding cysteine desulfurase, with protein sequence MTFDVARVRADFPILTREVNGHPLVYLDSANTSQKPSQVIEAMRLHNERHNGNVSRSVHTLGTEATSAYEEARGKIAAFVNAGTPDEIVFTKNSTEAINLVAHSLGQHLALKPGDEIVISEMEHHSNIVPWQLLCERTGATLRWFGVTDEGRLRPEDGLINERTKIVSVVHMSNVLGTINDVAPIIAEAHAAGALVMLDCSQSVPHLPVDVRALGADFIAFTGHKMLGPTGIGVLWGRYELLAAMPPFLAGGSMIETVTMNGTTYAAPPARFEAGTPPIAEAVGLGVAVDYLSALGMEAVHQHEQDITAYALKTLTDVPGVRIFGPATPEGRGGTLSFALDGVHPHDVGQILDALGVEVRVGHHCAKPTCVRFGVPAMTRASFYLYTTTDEIDALARGLDQVRKVFG encoded by the coding sequence ATGACGTTCGACGTGGCCCGGGTCCGAGCCGACTTCCCGATCCTGACGCGGGAGGTCAACGGCCACCCGCTGGTGTATCTGGACAGCGCGAACACCTCGCAGAAACCCTCGCAGGTGATCGAGGCCATGCGCCTGCACAACGAGCGGCACAACGGCAACGTGTCCCGCTCGGTGCACACGCTCGGCACCGAGGCCACGTCGGCGTACGAGGAGGCCCGCGGCAAGATCGCGGCCTTCGTCAACGCGGGCACCCCCGACGAGATCGTATTCACCAAGAACTCGACCGAGGCGATCAACCTGGTCGCCCACTCGCTGGGGCAGCACCTCGCCCTCAAGCCGGGCGACGAGATCGTGATCTCCGAGATGGAGCACCACTCGAACATCGTGCCGTGGCAGCTGCTGTGTGAGCGTACGGGCGCCACGCTGCGCTGGTTCGGCGTGACCGACGAGGGCCGGCTCCGTCCCGAGGACGGCCTGATCAACGAGCGTACGAAGATCGTGTCGGTGGTGCACATGTCGAACGTGCTCGGCACGATCAACGACGTGGCGCCGATCATCGCCGAGGCCCACGCGGCCGGCGCGCTGGTGATGCTCGACTGCTCCCAGTCGGTGCCGCACCTGCCGGTCGACGTGCGGGCGCTCGGGGCCGACTTCATCGCGTTCACCGGCCACAAGATGCTCGGGCCGACCGGCATCGGCGTGCTCTGGGGCCGCTACGAGCTGCTGGCCGCCATGCCGCCGTTCCTGGCCGGCGGTTCGATGATCGAGACGGTCACGATGAACGGCACGACCTATGCCGCGCCGCCGGCCCGGTTCGAGGCGGGCACACCCCCGATCGCCGAGGCGGTGGGTCTCGGGGTGGCCGTCGACTACCTGAGCGCGCTCGGCATGGAGGCCGTCCACCAGCACGAACAGGACATCACCGCGTACGCGCTCAAGACCCTCACCGACGTGCCGGGTGTCCGCATCTTCGGGCCGGCCACCCCCGAGGGCCGCGGCGGCACGCTGTCGTTCGCCCTCGACGGGGTGCACCCGCACGACGTCGGCCAGATCCTCGACGCGCTCGGTGTCGAGGTGCGGGTCGGTCATCACTGCGCCAAGCCGACCTGCGTTCGGTTCGGGGTGCCGGCGATGACCCGCGCGTCGTTCTACCTCTACACGACCACGGACGAGATCGACGCCCTCGCCCGCGGCCTCGACCAGGTCCGGAAGGTGTTCGGATGA
- the sufU gene encoding Fe-S cluster assembly sulfur transfer protein SufU, producing the protein MMLDGLYQEIILDHYKHPHGRGLRDPFQGEAHHVNPTCGDEITVRVAAADGGFADISYDGLGCSISQASASVLHELLSGRTVSEAAGIHDAFVELMQGRGQVEPDEDVLGDGVAFAGVAKFPARVKCALLPWMAFKDAAARAGVDVSSSGVKA; encoded by the coding sequence ATGATGCTCGACGGGCTCTACCAGGAGATCATCCTGGATCACTACAAGCACCCGCACGGGCGTGGGCTGCGCGACCCGTTCCAGGGTGAGGCGCATCACGTCAATCCCACGTGCGGCGACGAGATCACCGTACGGGTCGCCGCTGCTGACGGTGGTTTCGCGGACATTTCGTACGACGGGCTGGGGTGCTCGATCAGCCAGGCCTCCGCCTCGGTGCTGCACGAGCTGCTCTCCGGCCGCACGGTGTCCGAGGCGGCGGGAATTCACGACGCGTTCGTGGAGCTGATGCAGGGGCGTGGCCAGGTCGAACCGGACGAGGACGTGCTCGGCGACGGGGTAGCGTTCGCCGGGGTGGCCAAGTTCCCGGCCCGGGTGAAGTGCGCGCTGCTGCCGTGGATGGCGTTCAAGGACGCGGCGGCTCGCGCTGGTGTTGACGTTTCTTCCTCAGGGGTGAAGGCATGA
- a CDS encoding histidine phosphatase family protein yields the protein MGVVAELVLVRHGQSLANVAFPAADADDLLEAEVSGRDAEVPLTELGEKQARALGEWIGTLPENERPQVVITSPYLRARETWRLAAEAAGVDLPEPSTDDRLVDRLLGDLEMLTRAAVTQRFPGEAQRRAEAGEYRYTPPGGESFADIEVRLGSFLDDLHRDHAGERVVVVAHDAVVLMMRAVIERLTWDQVLAAEREAGSVRNASLSRFVDVDGRLELAYYNSVDHLPTD from the coding sequence ATGGGTGTGGTTGCCGAACTTGTCCTCGTCCGGCACGGGCAGAGCCTAGCCAACGTCGCCTTCCCCGCCGCCGACGCCGACGACCTGCTCGAGGCCGAGGTCAGCGGCCGCGACGCCGAGGTCCCGCTGACCGAGCTCGGCGAGAAGCAGGCCCGCGCGCTCGGCGAGTGGATCGGGACGCTGCCCGAAAACGAGCGGCCCCAGGTCGTGATCACCTCGCCGTACCTGCGGGCGCGCGAGACGTGGCGGCTGGCCGCCGAGGCAGCCGGCGTCGACCTGCCCGAGCCCTCCACCGACGACCGGCTGGTCGACCGGCTGCTGGGCGACCTCGAGATGCTGACCCGGGCCGCGGTCACCCAGCGCTTCCCCGGCGAGGCGCAGCGCCGTGCCGAGGCCGGCGAGTACCGATACACCCCGCCCGGCGGTGAGTCGTTCGCCGACATCGAGGTGCGGCTCGGCTCGTTCCTCGACGACCTGCACCGCGACCACGCCGGCGAACGCGTCGTCGTCGTGGCCCACGACGCGGTGGTCCTCATGATGCGGGCCGTGATCGAGCGCCTGACCTGGGACCAGGTGCTGGCGGCCGAGCGGGAGGCGGGCAGCGTCCGCAACGCCTCCCTGAGCCGCTTCGTCGACGTCGACGGCCGGCTGGAGCTGGCCTACTACAACTCGGTCGACCACCTGCCCACCGACTGA
- a CDS encoding helix-turn-helix domain-containing protein, translating to MPATGTATSTEKGRRIVGSERQSLAKDLVKRYTGGESIRALAASTGRSYGFVHRVLTESGVQLRQRGGARRRKKA from the coding sequence ATGCCAGCCACGGGCACAGCCACCAGCACTGAGAAGGGTCGCCGAATCGTCGGCAGCGAGCGCCAGTCGTTAGCGAAGGATCTGGTCAAGCGTTACACCGGCGGAGAGAGCATTCGCGCACTCGCCGCATCGACCGGTCGTTCCTACGGATTCGTGCACCGCGTGCTGACCGAGTCCGGCGTGCAGCTCCGCCAGCGTGGTGGCGCACGTCGCCGCAAGAAGGCGTGA
- a CDS encoding LysE family transporter, whose translation MSAAFLAGVTAGYGVALPMGAIGVLIAGLSARTSLRVGAAAGLGAATADGVFAAIAVAGGAAVAGLIAPIAAPLRWVAAVVLLAIAAVTARAAFRKPGVAAVDRRPATPWRAYLGVLGLTLLNPATVVYFAALVLGRGGEGGGVLFVLGVLLASASWQLAIAGGGSLVGRWLTGPRGRAVTALVSSLVIAYLAVRLILPA comes from the coding sequence ATGAGCGCGGCGTTTCTGGCCGGTGTCACCGCCGGCTACGGAGTCGCGCTGCCCATGGGCGCCATCGGCGTGCTCATCGCCGGGCTCAGCGCCCGCACCTCGCTGCGGGTGGGCGCGGCCGCGGGCTTGGGCGCAGCAACCGCCGACGGGGTGTTCGCCGCAATCGCGGTGGCCGGGGGCGCTGCCGTCGCCGGGTTGATCGCCCCGATCGCCGCGCCGCTGCGCTGGGTGGCGGCCGTCGTCCTGCTGGCCATCGCCGCGGTGACAGCGCGGGCCGCCTTCCGCAAGCCGGGTGTCGCCGCCGTCGATCGACGACCGGCCACGCCGTGGCGGGCCTACCTGGGCGTGCTCGGCCTGACCCTGCTCAACCCGGCCACCGTCGTGTACTTCGCCGCGCTGGTGCTGGGCCGGGGCGGCGAGGGCGGGGGAGTGCTGTTCGTCCTCGGGGTGCTGCTCGCCTCGGCCAGCTGGCAACTGGCGATCGCGGGCGGCGGCTCGCTGGTCGGCCGGTGGCTGACCGGACCACGGGGGAGGGCCGTGACGGCCCTGGTCTCCAGCCTGGTGATCGCCTACCTGGCGGTTCGCCTGATCCTGCCCGCCTGA
- the sufC gene encoding Fe-S cluster assembly ATPase SufC, translated as MSTLEIRDLQVSVKLPEGELKPILAGVDLTVKAGETHAIMGPNGSGKSTLAYSVAGHPKYEITGGSVTLDGANVLDMTVDERARAGLFLAMQYPVEVPGVSVANFLRTAKTAIEGEAPKLRTWAGELRTAMEKLQMDPSFAQRNVNEGFSGGEKKRHEIMQLELLKPKVAILDETDSGLDIDALRIVSEGVNRVRETGDTGLLLITHYTRILRYIKPDFVHVFVAGKIVQEGGPELAEQLEAEGYERYVGARV; from the coding sequence GTGAGCACCCTGGAGATCCGCGACCTGCAGGTGTCGGTGAAGCTGCCCGAGGGCGAGCTGAAGCCGATCCTGGCCGGGGTCGACCTGACCGTGAAGGCGGGCGAGACCCACGCCATCATGGGTCCGAACGGCTCGGGCAAGTCGACGCTGGCCTACTCCGTCGCCGGCCACCCCAAGTACGAGATCACCGGTGGCTCGGTGACGCTGGACGGCGCCAACGTCCTCGACATGACGGTCGACGAGCGGGCCCGGGCCGGGCTCTTCCTGGCCATGCAGTACCCCGTCGAGGTGCCCGGCGTCTCGGTGGCCAACTTCCTGCGTACGGCGAAGACCGCGATCGAGGGCGAGGCGCCCAAGCTGCGTACGTGGGCGGGCGAGCTGCGCACGGCCATGGAGAAGCTGCAGATGGACCCGTCGTTCGCGCAGCGCAACGTGAACGAGGGCTTCTCCGGCGGCGAGAAGAAGCGGCACGAGATCATGCAGCTGGAGCTGCTCAAGCCGAAGGTGGCGATCCTCGACGAGACCGACTCGGGCCTCGACATCGACGCGCTGCGGATCGTCAGCGAGGGCGTCAACCGGGTGCGCGAGACCGGCGACACCGGCCTGCTCCTGATCACCCACTACACCCGCATCCTGCGCTACATCAAGCCGGACTTCGTGCACGTCTTCGTCGCCGGCAAGATCGTGCAGGAGGGTGGGCCGGAGCTCGCCGAGCAGCTCGAGGCCGAGGGTTACGAGCGCTACGTGGGCGCCCGGGTCTGA
- a CDS encoding ABC transporter ATP-binding protein: MSMSSWSMLRSLQNSDRVAEHRLRRGTTRRILRFARPYRRDIVVFLVTVVLAAGIGVATPLLAGHVVNAITGAAPDAAGTIMKLAVAIAVLAVADAFLSLAQRWYSARIGEGIILDLRTQVYDHVQRMPLQFFTRTQTGALVSRLNNDVMGAQRAFTSTLSGVVSNVIQLVLTAGVMFSLSWQITSLSLVMLPLFIIPARRVGKRLAEITRESYNLDAKMNATMTERFNVAGAMLVKLFGSPGAEASRFGERATRVRDIGVQQAMYSRTFFVAMLLVASLAQALTYGLGGWLAVTGSVTAGTVVTLALLLTRLYGPLTALSNVRVDVMSALVSFDRVFEVLDLKPGIEERPGAVALPSGAGRIEFDDVHFRYPSASEVSLATLEDVATLDRTENAPVLRGVGFTVEPGQLVALVGPSGAGKSTTSMLVSRIYDVTSGAVRIDGIDVRDTTLDSLRDTIGVVTQDAHLFHETIAENLRYARPGATDDEMWEALRGAQVADLVAALPDGLETVVGERGYRFSGGEKQRLAIARLLLKKPSIVVLDEATAHLDSESEAAVQRALATALEGRTALVIAHRLSTVRDADQILVLDAGRVVERGRHEELVAAGGLYAELYRTQFAGGSPGRPYGDDVEIVTVPAGQIEP, translated from the coding sequence ATGAGCATGTCCAGCTGGTCCATGCTGCGCTCGCTCCAGAACTCGGACCGGGTGGCCGAACACCGCCTCCGCCGGGGCACCACCCGGCGGATCCTGCGTTTCGCCCGGCCCTACCGCCGCGACATCGTCGTGTTCCTGGTCACCGTGGTGCTCGCGGCCGGCATCGGGGTCGCGACACCGCTGCTGGCCGGGCACGTGGTCAACGCCATCACCGGCGCCGCCCCGGACGCGGCCGGCACAATCATGAAGCTCGCCGTCGCGATCGCCGTTCTCGCGGTCGCCGACGCGTTCCTCTCCCTCGCCCAGCGGTGGTATTCGGCGCGCATCGGCGAGGGCATCATCCTCGACCTGCGCACCCAGGTCTACGACCACGTGCAGCGCATGCCCCTGCAGTTCTTCACCCGCACCCAGACGGGCGCCCTGGTCAGCCGCCTCAACAACGACGTCATGGGCGCGCAGCGGGCCTTCACCTCGACGCTGTCCGGTGTGGTCAGCAACGTCATCCAGCTGGTGCTCACGGCCGGGGTCATGTTCAGCCTGTCCTGGCAGATCACGTCGTTGTCGCTGGTGATGCTGCCGCTGTTCATCATCCCGGCCCGCCGGGTCGGCAAACGCCTGGCCGAGATCACCCGCGAGTCGTACAACCTGGACGCCAAGATGAACGCGACGATGACCGAGCGGTTCAACGTCGCCGGCGCGATGCTGGTCAAGTTGTTCGGCAGCCCCGGGGCCGAGGCGTCCCGGTTCGGCGAGCGGGCCACCCGCGTCCGCGACATCGGCGTGCAGCAGGCCATGTATTCGCGCACGTTCTTCGTGGCCATGCTGCTGGTCGCGTCGCTGGCCCAGGCCCTGACCTACGGGCTGGGCGGCTGGCTCGCGGTCACCGGCAGCGTCACCGCGGGCACCGTCGTCACGCTGGCGCTGCTGCTCACCCGGCTCTACGGCCCGCTCACCGCGCTCAGCAACGTGCGGGTCGACGTGATGAGCGCCCTCGTCTCGTTCGACCGTGTCTTCGAGGTGCTCGACCTGAAACCCGGCATCGAGGAACGTCCCGGCGCCGTGGCGCTGCCGTCCGGGGCGGGGCGTATCGAGTTCGACGACGTGCATTTCCGCTACCCCAGCGCGAGCGAGGTGTCGCTGGCCACCCTGGAAGACGTTGCCACCCTCGACCGTACGGAGAACGCCCCCGTGCTGCGCGGCGTCGGCTTCACCGTCGAACCGGGGCAGCTGGTGGCGCTGGTCGGCCCGTCGGGCGCGGGCAAGTCGACGACATCGATGCTGGTCTCGCGCATTTACGACGTCACCTCGGGCGCCGTGCGCATCGACGGGATCGACGTGCGTGACACGACCCTCGATTCCCTGCGTGACACGATCGGCGTCGTCACCCAGGACGCGCATCTGTTCCACGAGACCATCGCCGAGAACCTGCGGTACGCCCGTCCCGGCGCGACCGACGACGAGATGTGGGAGGCGTTGCGCGGCGCCCAGGTGGCCGATCTGGTGGCCGCACTGCCCGACGGGCTCGAGACGGTCGTCGGCGAGCGGGGTTACCGCTTCTCGGGCGGTGAGAAACAGCGGCTGGCCATCGCCCGGCTGCTGCTCAAGAAGCCGTCGATCGTGGTGCTCGACGAGGCCACGGCCCACCTCGACAGCGAGTCCGAGGCGGCTGTGCAGCGGGCCTTGGCCACGGCGCTCGAGGGGCGCACGGCTCTGGTCATCGCCCACCGCCTGTCGACGGTGCGCGACGCCGACCAGATCCTGGTGCTCGACGCGGGCCGCGTGGTCGAGCGTGGGCGGCACGAGGAACTGGTGGCGGCGGGCGGTCTTTACGCCGAGCTCTACCGCACCCAGTTCGCCGGCGGCTCACCCGGGCGGCCCTACGGCGACGACGTCGAGATCGTGACCGTGCCGGCGGGCCAGATCGAGCCGTGA
- a CDS encoding ABC-F family ATP-binding cassette domain-containing protein: MITATGLELRAGARILLSPVTLRVQPGDRIGLVGRNGAGKTTTLKVLAGEGQPYAGAVERTSEVGYLPQDPRTGDLNVTGRDRVLSARGLDSIIAEMQKLEIELEESADDKLVRRYGNLEDRFAALGGYAAEAEAARICSNLGLPDRALAQTIGTLSGGQRRRIELARILFADSGQNGKGILLLDEPTNHLDQDSIAWLRGYMAQHKGGLVVISHDVELLEAAVNKVWYLDANRSVVDIYNVGWKKYLESRETDERRRRRERANAEKKAGALMAQADKMRAKATKTVAAQNMARRAEKLLGGLEETRVADKVAKVRFPTPVPCGKTPLTATGLSKSYGSLEIFTDVNVAVDRGSRVAILGLNGAGKTTLLRMLGGLLEPDTGEVRPGHGLRLGYYAQEHETLDVDRTILEHMRSAGSEQTDTELRKILGAFLFSGDDVDKPAGVLSGGEKTRLALATLVCSGANVLLLDEPTNNLDPVSREQVLDAIANYPGAIVLVTHDAGAVQALKPDRAILLPDGDEDAWSDDLLELVELA, translated from the coding sequence ATGATCACCGCCACCGGACTCGAACTGCGCGCGGGCGCCCGCATCCTGCTGTCGCCGGTCACCCTCCGGGTGCAGCCGGGCGACCGGATCGGCCTGGTCGGCCGTAACGGCGCGGGCAAGACCACCACGCTCAAGGTCCTGGCCGGCGAGGGCCAGCCGTACGCGGGCGCTGTCGAGCGCACCAGCGAGGTCGGCTACCTGCCGCAGGACCCGCGCACCGGCGACCTCAACGTCACCGGCCGCGACCGGGTGCTCAGCGCCCGCGGCCTCGACTCGATCATCGCCGAGATGCAGAAGCTGGAGATCGAGCTCGAGGAGAGCGCCGACGACAAGCTGGTCCGGCGCTACGGCAACCTCGAGGACAGGTTCGCCGCGCTCGGCGGTTACGCCGCCGAGGCCGAGGCCGCCCGCATCTGCTCCAACCTGGGGCTGCCCGACCGTGCCCTGGCTCAGACCATCGGCACGCTCTCCGGCGGTCAGCGCCGCCGCATCGAGCTGGCCCGCATCCTGTTCGCCGACTCCGGGCAGAACGGCAAGGGCATCTTGCTGCTCGACGAGCCCACCAACCACCTCGACCAGGACTCGATCGCCTGGTTGCGCGGCTACATGGCCCAGCACAAGGGCGGCCTCGTGGTGATCAGCCACGACGTCGAGCTGCTGGAGGCCGCGGTCAACAAGGTCTGGTACCTCGACGCCAACCGTTCGGTCGTCGACATCTACAACGTGGGCTGGAAAAAGTACCTGGAGTCGCGCGAGACCGACGAGCGCCGCCGCCGCCGTGAACGGGCCAACGCCGAGAAGAAGGCCGGCGCCCTGATGGCTCAGGCCGACAAGATGCGGGCCAAGGCCACCAAGACGGTCGCCGCGCAGAACATGGCTCGTCGCGCCGAGAAGCTGCTGGGCGGCCTGGAGGAGACGCGCGTCGCTGACAAGGTGGCCAAGGTTCGGTTCCCCACCCCGGTGCCCTGCGGCAAGACCCCGCTCACGGCGACCGGCCTCTCCAAGTCGTACGGGTCTCTGGAGATCTTCACCGACGTGAACGTGGCCGTCGATCGGGGCTCGCGCGTGGCCATCCTGGGTCTCAACGGCGCCGGCAAGACCACGTTGCTGCGCATGCTGGGCGGCCTGCTCGAGCCGGACACCGGCGAGGTGCGCCCCGGCCACGGCCTGCGGCTGGGTTACTACGCGCAGGAGCACGAGACGCTCGACGTCGACCGTACGATCCTGGAGCACATGCGCAGCGCCGGGTCCGAGCAGACCGACACCGAGCTGCGGAAGATCCTGGGCGCGTTCCTCTTCTCGGGTGACGACGTCGACAAGCCGGCCGGGGTGCTCTCCGGTGGTGAGAAGACGCGGCTCGCGCTGGCCACGCTGGTCTGCTCGGGCGCCAACGTGTTGCTGCTCGACGAGCCGACCAACAACCTCGACCCGGTCAGCCGCGAGCAGGTGCTCGACGCCATCGCCAACTATCCGGGCGCGATCGTGCTGGTCACCCACGACGCGGGCGCGGTGCAGGCGCTCAAGCCGGACCGCGCGATCCTGCTGCCGGACGGCGACGAGGACGCGTGGAGCGACGACCTGCTGGAGCTCGTCGAGCTGGCCTGA